The following are encoded in a window of Dictyostelium discoideum AX4 chromosome 6 chromosome, whole genome shotgun sequence genomic DNA:
- the pex13 gene encoding SH3 domain-containing protein has translation MRRSPPKPWENNSGGGGSTSMTGSGGISRPMSGPQRTTSPGGGSSTTTQTSTLNNTGSPSTSVGGPLVTRPRTPMRPWESGGAGSSSIDSFGGGVGGSSGYRSSYGGGYRDSYSSGGYGSSGYGSSYGSGGSGGYGSSLYGGGGYSSGGYGGSGYGSSYGGGYGSSYGSGYGSSYGGSGYGSSYGGGYGSSYGGGYGGGYGGGYGQRGYDNMDGKGGALQSVVSSGHSWMEALHSIVDTFSRFSRLLDANFDAVHGSFSSIIRLCQSMSHFSYEIMAIIKTYSLFRMFQSVASRFLRVFRYLLGKKSKSNSSNNNTSSKFGSNAITESLRQANMDVSDFRNFQNEKKQSVGTLILIIAATFIGVPMVIGQLLNLRRRGQASRLDKGWEEQQGGGYGQVKAIYEFNPETTRDLPLRVGDIVNVIDKPHDNWWVGECNGLSGFFPVDFTEKISPNDINNNNNNNNNNNNNINTSVQIYDNNNGFNRNNSNNNLNNSEYSDYSSSNNNNNNNNNNNNNSNYQLQSNFSSNNDGISKNIIYNNNNDNQRPISPSKTSQQLSRSELMDKPYVEES, from the exons atgaGAAGAAGCCCACCCAAACCATGGGAAAACAATTCAGGTGGTGGAGGAAGTACATCAATGACAGGTTCAGGAGGAATATCAAGACCAATGAGTGGTCCACAAAGAACTACATCACCAGGTGGTGGTAGCAGCACCACAACTCAAACTAGcacattaaataatacagGTTCACCATCAACATCAGTAGGAGGTCCTTTGGTAACAAGACCTAGAACCCCCATGAGACCATGGGAGAGTGGTGGAGCAGGTTCCTCAAGTATAGATAgttttggtggtggtgtcggtggtagtagtggatATAGAAGTAGTTATGGTGGCGGATACAGAGATTCATATAGTAGTGGTGGCTACGGATCAAGTGGCTACGGCAGTAGTtatggtagtggtggtagtggtggttaTGGTAGTAGCTTGTATGGGGGTGGAGGTtatagtagtggtggttaTGGTGGTAGTGGATATGGCTCAAGTTATGGTGGTGGATATGGTTCAAGTTATGGTAGTGGTTATGGTAGTAGTTATGGTGGTAGTGGATACGGTTCGAGTTATGGTGGAGGTTATGGTAGTAGTTATGGTGGAGGATATGGTGGAGGATATGGTGGAGGATATGGCCAACGTGGCTACGATAATATGGATGGAAAAGGAGGAGCACTTCAAAGTGTAGTATCGAGTGGTCATTCTTGGATGGAAGCATTACATTCAATCGTTGACACATTCTCCAGATTCTCTAGATTATTAGATGCAAATTTTGATGCAGTTCATGGTTCATTCTCGTCAATCataag attatGCCAAAGTATGAGTCACTTTAGTTATGAAATTATGGCTATAATTAAAACATATTCATTATTTAGAATGTTTCAATCAGTTGCATCTAGATTTTTAAGAgtttttagatatttattaggaaagaaatcaaaaagtaacagtagtaataacaatacatCTTCCAAATTTGGAAGTAATGCAATAACAGAGAGTTTAAGACAAGCAAATATGGATGTTTCC gaTTTTAGAAATTTTCAAAACGAAAAGAAACAATCAGTTGGTACcttgattttaattattgcAGCAACATTTATAGGAGTACCAATGGTAATTggtcaattattaaatttaagaaGAAGAGGACAAGCATCAAGATTGGATAAAGGTTGGGAAGAACAACAAGGTGGTGGTTATGGCCAAGTAAAGGCTATTTACGAATTTAACCCCGAAACTACTCGTGATTTACCATTAAGAGTAGGCGATATTGTAAATGTAATTGACAAACCACACGATAATTGGTGGGTTGGAGAATGTAATGGTTTAAGTGGCTTCTTTCCAGTCGATTTTACTGAAAAAATTTCACCAAATGAtatcaataacaataataataacaataataataataataataatattaatacctCTGTACAGatttatgataataataatggttttaatagaaataatagtaataataatttaaataatagtgaaTATTCAGAttatagtagtagtaataataataataataataataataataataataataatagcaattaTCAACTACAATCAAATTTTAGTAGTAATAACGATGgtatatcaaaaaatattatctataataataataatgataatcaaAGACCAATTTCTCCATCCAAAACCTCACAGCAATTGTCTCGCTCTGAACTCATGGATAAACCATATGTGGAGGAAAGTTAA
- the cct4 gene encoding chaperonin containing TCP1 delta subunit, with translation MSAPAAAPAKVLPSRSDFDEKEKEKDVRTSNIVAARAVADAIRTSLGPKGMDKMIISPNNEVLISNDGATILQNLELRHPAAKMLAELAKAQDIEAGDGTTSVCVIAGSLLGAVSQLMAKGIHPSIISEAFNLALNKSLEVLVSMSVPVSLTDRVSLVKSATTSLNSKVVSQYTNLASIAVDAVLSVINPATAVNVNLKDIKLIKKLGGTIEDTELVQGLVFDQTASHTAGGPTRIQNAKIGLIQFCLSAPKTYMDNNIVVSDYSKMDKVIKEEPKLILEMCRKIQKSGCNVLLVQKSILRDAVNDLSLHYLAKLKILVIKDIERDDIEFICNTIGCQPVANIDSFTADKLGKADLVEEVGTSDGKIVKVTGIPNPGKTVTVLCRGSNKLVLDEAERSLHDALCVIRSLVKKKFLIAGGGAPEIEVSQQVTAFSKTLTGITSYCVRAYAEALEIIPYTLAENAGLHPISIVTELRNKHAQGEINSGINVRKGAITNILQENVVQPLLVSTSALTLATETVVMLLKIDDIATAR, from the exons atgtcAGCACCAGCAGCAGCACCAGCAAAAGTATTACCATCAAGAAGTGATtttgatgaaaaagaaaaagaaaaggatgTAAGAACATCAAATATTGTTGCAGCAAGAGCAGTCGCTGATGCAATCAGAACCTCATTAGGTCCAAAAGGTATGGATAAAATGATCATTTCACCAAATAATGAAGTTTTAATTAGTAATGATGGTGCTACAATTCTTcaaaatttagaattaagACATCCAGCTGCTAAAAtg ttAGCAGAATTAGCAAAAGCACAAGATATTGAAGCTGGCGATGGTACAACATCAGTATGTGTAATTGCAGGATCATTATTAGGAGCAGTATCACAATTAATGGCAAAAGGTATTCATCCATCAATTATTAGTGAAGCATTTAATTTAGCATTGAATAAATCATTAGAGGTATTGGTATCAATGTCAGTTCCAGTTAGTTTAACCGATAGAGTTAGTTTGGTAAAGAGTGCAACCACCTCACTCAATAGTAAAGTAGTATCACAATATACCAATTTAGCATCGATTGCAGTCGATGCTGTATTAAGTGTAATCAATCCAGCCACTGCAGTCAATGTAAATCTCAAGGACattaaattgattaaaaagtTAGGAGGTACCATCGAAGACACAGAATTAGTACAAGGTTTAGTATTTGATCAAACAGCATCACATACAGCAGGTGGACCAACACGTATTCAAAACGCAAAGATTGGTTTGATTCAATTTTGTTTGTCTGCACCAAAAACATATATGGATAACAACATCGTTGTATCTGATTATTCCAAGATGGATAAAGTCATCAAAGAGGAACCAAAGTTAATATTGGAAATGTGTAGAAAGATTCAAAAGAGTGGTTGCAATGTTTTGTTGGTGCAAAAGAGTATTCTCCGTGATGCCGTAAACGATCTCTCCCTTCACTATTTAGCTAAATTAAAGATCCTCGTCATCAAGGACATTGAACGTGACGATATTGAATTCATTTGCAACACCATCGGTTGTCAACCAGTAGCAAACATCGATTCTTTCACCGCCGATAAATTAGGTAAAGCCGATTTGGTCGAAGAGGTTGGCACCAGTGATGGTAAGATCGTAAAGGTCACCGGTATTCCAAACCCTGGTAAAACCGTCACCGTCTTATGTCGTGGTTCAAATAAATTGGTTTTAGATGAAGCCGAACGTTCCTTACACGATGCTCTCTGCGTTATTCGTTCCCTcgttaaaaagaaattcctCATCGCTGGTGGTGGTGCCCCAGAGATTGAAGTATCACAACAAGTCACTGCTTTCTCTAAAACTCTCACTGGTATCACAAGTTATTGTGTTCGTGCTTACGCTGAGGCCTTGGAGATCATCCCTTACACTCTTGCTGAAAATGCTGGTCTTCATCCAATCTCTATCGTCACCGAATTAAGAAATAAACATGCTCAAGGTGAAATAAACTCTGGTATCAATGTTAGAAAAGGCGCAATCACAAATATCCTCCAAGAAAATGTTGTACAGCCACTTTTAGTCTCAACTTCTGCTTTAACTTTAGCAACTGAAACCGTTGTAATGTTATTAAAGATTGATGATATTGCAACTGCAAGATAA